Part of the Flammeovirga agarivorans genome is shown below.
CTCAAGATGCACAGAGTATCTTAAAGAAGATTGATCAAAACATGTATTCTGAAACTAAAATTTCTACGTCGAAAATGATCGTCTATGGAAAAAGGAAAACTAAGGAAATTGTTTCAAAAGGTTATACTAGAGGAACTTCAGATTCCTTCTCAGAATACCTATCTCCCGCAAGAGAAAAAGGTACAAAAATGTTGAAATTAGAGGATAAACTTTGGATCTATTCCCCATCTTCGGATCGTACTATTCAAATCTCGGGTCATATGTTAAGGCAGTCAGTCAATGGATCAGATATGTCTTACGAAGATATGATGCAAGAACGTAAGTTAGTAGATACCTACAAAGCTACATTGGTAGGAGAAGAAGAAATGAATGGAGAGCAATGTATTGTTCTAGATTTAGAGGCGAAAGTAGCAGATATAACTTATTACAAAATGAAAATGTGGGTAACTAAAGATCATTATGTACCCATGAGACAAGATCTTTTTGCCAAAAGTGGTCAAATGCTAAAGCAGATGAATATGTCTGATATTCGAAAAGTAGGAGATAGGTATTTCCCTTTTAAAATGAATTATAAAGACGTATTGAAAGATGGAAAAGGAACCGATTTTATTATTATGGATCTACAAGATAATGTTCCTATTCCTGACCATGTTTTTAATAAAAGTAATTTAAAGAAATAAATAGTGACTTAGAACCAATCCTGCAAGGCCTGTGAAAGATTTTCATGGGCCATTTTTTTGATTTAGTAAAGTTATGATAAATGTTATGTGATATCACCCAATCTATTTTTAACTTCGGTTCAAAATTAATCTATAGGTAAAATGAATACTTTAGAACAGATTCAACAATTAAACAGCGACGGCCAAAAGGTCGATGTAGAATATATTCTAGATGAAGATCACTATGATTTATTAATGGATTTGGCAGAATCTGAAACTGATGATGAAGAAGAGGAGATCTTTAAACAAATGGAAGGTGTACCAAATTTACCAATAATGGCTTCTGTTATTGAACTTTGGGAAAACACTGTCGGAGCAGTGATGATCTATAAAGAGTTCTCAGAAGGTACCGGTATTACGATGTCAGAAAAGTCTGAATTGGAAGAAGAACTCTGTGGAGAGTTATCCAATGACTTTTCAAGATTTACAGTAATCATCAATAATCAGGTGGTTAGAGTACAAGTAAAAGGATAATAAAAAAGGCTACCAAATAGGTAGCCTTATATGTTTTATTCTAGATCCCAATTAACTTTAAATGCACCATTATTGAGTGCATCATAATAGCTATCATCATAGTTAGTGACATTTACTTCATAATTTAAAGGAAGATTATCAAATAACGTATTGGTATTTTCTTGATTTAGAGAAGATAAATTGAAATTAAATTCCCTTGTCAAGTGATTAGACTTATTTAAAGTAATATAGATGGCCTGTCTAAAATTCGGGTTTGATTGATCCAATTCCTTCACCATAACGAACTTATAAAAATAATCTGCATTGTGATTATTTATTGTTACATCGCCATCTTGAATTGAAATTCCAAAATCTTCTGGACTATAAAAATTTCTATAATTTGTAAAAGGAAGTTCTTTTGTCGTTGTAGTTAAGAGGGAATAATATTCTGTTTGATTATTATCAGCTCTTAATGAATAAATGACTTCAGTATTTTCGTTAAGTACTTTTCTCGTCTTATAATATTCGATATTATTCTCATCGTAGAAGTCAAACATATTATAAATTTGACCTACAATACCATCAGATTTAACAAAACAAGAAACTAGTAGTCTTTCTCGATCTTTGTAAGGTAGAGCTTTCCAATCTGTAGGTTCAGTTAATTGATCTTCTTCTACCCATAATGTGTCTCCATTATTAATATACGATAGTACAACGATATTTGAATTGTCACCTGAAGAGATCACTAAGTCATTTAGTGTAACTCTTTTAATTGCAGTTGGGTCAATAATATTTTCGAAAGTTGTAAATTGATAGCCATCTTTTGTTGTAGTTTCATACTTACCATATCTACCTGAAAAGCTGTAGTCTATCGAATTGTTAATTGCAACAGTAACGGACTTGTAATCACCCTTATTGCTAGAAGAAGCATAATTGATCTTAGAAGAACCATTTGAAGAAATTTCATCAATATACATACTATTAATCACTGAAGTGACAGTAGAACCATTTGATGAAGGATTTTCTTGGGTATTATTAATGAGTTTACAGAGGAAATACTCTTGTCCTTCATACCCCTCAGGGATTTCAAGAGTAAGAGAATCACCTTCAATATTTGCAACATTATAAATGTCTGTAATTCTATTGTATTCTAAATCTGCATAAAATAGATCTATTGAAAAAGCCGTCCAGACATCAGTGTATGAGAAGTATTGAAGTTGAATATAATTACTCTCATAAAAGATAGCGGGGAAATAATTATCAACTTCCATACTTATTGTCGTAGTAACTTCTACTTCCTCTTCTGATAGAACTTCTTTTAAAAAAAGTTTAACCTCCAAGTTTACAAAACCTTCAGGTAGCTCCTTACTGTCAATTGGAAAATTAATGGAAGTTGAATCCTCAGAGAAAATACCTTCTGATATCTGCTGATTATTATGTTCAAGTACAACTGTCGTAATTTCTAAATATTCGAGATCCAAGTCTTGAATAGAAGCCGATAAAGTATCATCACCTCTTAGAAATGATAAGGTAGAGTCTGATACTAAAGTGGGAAGGTCAAATTCAGTCTCAAGGTCTTCTTCATTTTGCTCTTGTTCTTCTTCTAGCTCTTCTACTACTTCTTTTTGGGTAGTACAAGAAGCATTAAAAAAGAGTATTGAAATACATAAGATGGAAAATAGTTGCTTAATCATAGTGATTTGTAATTTTGTTTTAGCGATGGAAATATCAATAATAACAGCATTAAAGTATTGATCTATAGTTACTTAATTAATTGAATTGAAGTTGAGAATTTGTTTTCTTAAGGATACTGATGAGAAGATGTAGCGTTAAAAAATTATCAATACCTTATTTGATCAAAATAGAAGTCTATTACTTCTACAATAGCGTTTTATATCAATACTTTGCTTAAGTTATTATTGTATGTTAGATTAAATTAAGAACCAATATTACAAAATCAAGTTGAATTGTCAAGCATAAGAAGGTACAAATAGTATTGTTTTCTGCTTCTTAATAGAATTATATCCTCATAGATTGTAAAAATTAAGGCCGTTAATTTTTTTATTAACGGCCTTAATTTTTATTGAAGTACTCTTTGATGATTAATATAATGTTCTGTTGTTCTTTGAACTCTTGCAGGAGTAGGAACATCAGACCAATTAATACTAAATGATCCATCAATTAAATGCGAATTTGAAGCAGCATCATATTGTGAAACACTATAACTTACATCGTGACTAGATGAAGATAATAGCTCATTTAGAATACTATTGTTTAGAGAAGAAATATCAAAATTAAAACTTCGTCCCATTTCAATATCTTGTTGGCTATATAATCTGATTTCACTGATTACCTCATCTTTATTATCTCCCGTATTGTTTGATAAGGTGATTCTTCTTGTTTGGTTATCTAAAACTAAATCACTTTTTAAACCAATTTTGTCAGAAGTATTTACAGTAGTAAAGTTATCTTTTGTAATATACTGTCTGTAGTTGTTGATAGGAGTTTCTCTTCCTGATGTTCTAACAGTAGTATTACCACCATCAAAATACTTAGTAGCTATAATAAGGTATTCAATTTCTGTATCACTATTTAGTGGTTTTCTTACCTTATAAAATTTTTCATCATCTTCATAACCAAAAGTCTCCATCGAAGATAAGAAGCCTTCTTGATCTCCTTTTATCCCAAATGTATACATATGGAAGTATTCTTGATCTATTTCGTTAAAACGAAATTCCACATACTCATCAGTGAGAGAGTTTTGTTCTATCTTCATAGTGTCACCATCTTCCATAAAGCTAAGTAAGACAGTAGCATATTTCTCACCACTAAATACGGTTACATTGTCCATAAACATATTACGGTAAGAGATTGGGACTTTTACTTTTTCATAAGTAATGTAGTTATAGTTATCATCAGAGCTTTCAGATCTAGTATCAGCACCACTTTGATAATACCCACTAACATAATAATCTTCAATATCTTTACTAATAGCTAAAGTGATACTTTTTTCTACTAGAGGATCTCGAAACTTAAACTCATTACTTTCTCCATTAGTATGTTTGGTTTCAATCGTAATTGAGTTATTATTTCTCTTATTATTATTGTTGTAAGGTTCCTCACTTGTATCTCCATATATCTCATCGATATAATGTTCTACTCTAACAATGTTATAAGTTTGACCTTCAAAATCTTCTGGGATTTCAATCATCACTGAATCTCCTTCAATTTCAGCACTGTTATAAATTTCAGAAATCTGATTGTTGTTCTGATCAGTAATAAAGAAGTCTAAAGAATATTCAGTTCTTCTACTATAATTATTGTCATAGTTGCGATCAGAGTATCCATTTCCTACATATAAGGCCGGGAAGTAATTATCTACTTCAATATCAAAATTTAGAGATGCTTCGGTTTCACTAAGTCCCTCTAATGCCTCGAAAGTTGCTTTAACTTCAAGGTTGGTAATGCCGTCTTTTATTGTCTTAGAATCAATTTCGAAAGTGATTTTTGAAGTTTCATCATTGATAACACCTTCAGAAATTTGTTTTCCCTCATGGTTAAGTACAATATTCTCTAGTGTTAAAATGTCACTTTGGTAATCACTGAATGCCACAGAAATACTATAGTCACCTCTTACATATGAATCGATAGAATCTACTGCTATAGTTGGGAGTTCATATTCAAGGTCTGGAGTTTCATCAATAATTTCCTCAACTACATCTTTAGATTCTGTACAGGCAAATATCCCTACAAAAACAGGTAGACATAAACCCGTCAAACGCTTTAAGTTCATTAAAAATTTAGTTTACTTTGATGGATAAGATTAAAAAGTTTTATCTAAATTAATCAATATTTTTTAACAAAAAAGGATAATTCACAAAACAAAAGTTAATTAACTAATGATACTAAGGACAGTTATTTTATTGGGGATTCTACTTTCTTTTTTTAGTTGTGAAGATAACAAAGTGGACGATAATATGTCTCCAGAAGAGGATGAAAACCTTTCTGAAGTGCTCATTGACGAAGAATTATATCAAAATGTATCCGCTTCAAAAGTTGACTCGGCTTATATAATAAATGATACATTACATCTTATATTTTCAAATAGTGGTTGTAGTGGAGACTCTTGGGTATTCTATGTGGTTGATGCTGGTTTAATTATGGAATCTTATCCCCCTCAGAGAAGTTTGAAGTTTGTTTTAGAGAATAGTGAACAGTGTGAGGCGTATATCACAAGAGAAACTAAAATTGATTTAAAACCGATAAAAGATGAAACATTTCCGGTTGTTTTACATTTAGATGGATGGAATAAATCTTTAATGTACGAATAACAGTATGATCATAAGACTCATCATTTTTTTAGTCATCAATTTTGGAGGCCTTGCAATTGGAGGCTTCTTTACAGGAGCGGGGGTACCCTCCGAGTGGTATACAGAACTGGCAAAAGCACCTTGGACTCCTCCAGGGTGGGTATTTGGAGCCGCATGGACAACAATCATGATTATGTTCTCCATTTACCTAATGAAATTATATGATTTGATAGATCGAAATTCCTTTCTAAGGTTGTTTTCATTACAAGTCGTATTGAATGTAGGATGGAATCCAGTATTTTTTTATTATCATAAAACTATATTCGGTTTATTGATTATCTCCTTGTTAGGCTTATTGATCTATTATTATTTAATAAAATACATAAAAGTATTAAAATGGTGGTCGATTGGTATCCTTCCTTATGTGGTATGGATAACTATAGCGGTCTCTTTAAATGCCTATGTTGTTATTTATAACTAATGAACGAAGTAAAGAAAAAACTAATTATTCAAAGATTTGAAGGTAAAGGAGGGTGGCATTTTGTAGATGTTCCCGAGATAGAAGCTAAAAAGAACACCCACTTTGGTTGGACTACAGTTAGTGGATCTGTAGATGATATTGCTTTAGATAAGGTGAAACTGATGCCTAAGGGTGATGGCTTTCTATTTTTACCATTAAATGCTCAATTAAGGAAAAAGTTAAAGAAAGGAGAAGGAGATGAAGTCCTCATACACCTTTATCGTGATGATGCACATATTCAAAATACTTCTGAACTTGAATCAATACTATCAGAAATTTCTAAAGAGGCTCAACAATGTTTTGTTAAACTACCTAAAAGCCGGCAAAAGGACTATGTTCAATGGATTTTTGATAACCGTGATGAAAATGTACAAGTTACACGTATTAATGAGTTGATTGATCAATTACTAACTAATAATCAAAGCGTTAAATAAAATTCAAGATTTTTCATGGAATCTATTTTTTTCTTATATTGGTATTGAACAACCATCAACTAATATCCATGATACGATCCAGTATATCACTGTCAAAAACCAATGAAGAAGATCAGACCATATATGAAGATGATTATTTCGTCTCTAGTTTGATCGAAAAAAAATGGCTTCACAAACTAATAGGGACATGGGGTAAAAAAAAGTACATTTTTAAATTTACAGTCCGCTTACATACTACTATTAATATTCTTACCGATGAATATAAAAAAGTGGGTAGTATTCGAGTTAACCTTTTAGGAAATAAAGCGGTTATAAAAATCCATGATAAAACATATTATTGGTACTCTAAAAACTTAATCAATAAGCAGTGGCTTATCAAAAACCAAGAAGAAGAGAATATTATTAATTCTGATGGTCAGTTTTTCACTAACAACCTTCCAATTAATCATAGAGGAATACTGAATTTATCTGGTCATGCAATACAACACTTTGATAATCACTATATTTACGGTTTTGTAGCTTCAGCTTTTATTTTATTAGGGACTTTACAACAACTGTTCTAAGTTAATAAAATATTGTTTATTATTAACCAATTATGTTGAAATTATTTAAATAGTGCAATTTGAACGTAAGTAGTATCTTATTGCACTATTTAAATATAATGAGCTAAAAATACAGATTTCATTGAGTATTATCTTTACCTTTATTTTGTAAATACATACAATGACTAATCGCTATGTAATCGAAAGATAAATGTGAATTTATTTATCCTACAATGAAACACTATTACTTATTATTACTGTTTATCACTAACATCAATCTATGCCTTGGAAATACTACTAATTTAGACTATCGAAATTGGTTAGGAACCGAAGGTAACATTATTCTTAGAGGTAAACTATTGGCTTC
Proteins encoded:
- a CDS encoding outer membrane lipoprotein-sorting protein, which produces MKKIITIVLLYISSLSLAQDAQSILKKIDQNMYSETKISTSKMIVYGKRKTKEIVSKGYTRGTSDSFSEYLSPAREKGTKMLKLEDKLWIYSPSSDRTIQISGHMLRQSVNGSDMSYEDMMQERKLVDTYKATLVGEEEMNGEQCIVLDLEAKVADITYYKMKMWVTKDHYVPMRQDLFAKSGQMLKQMNMSDIRKVGDRYFPFKMNYKDVLKDGKGTDFIIMDLQDNVPIPDHVFNKSNLKK
- a CDS encoding TspO/MBR family protein, with the translated sequence MIIRLIIFLVINFGGLAIGGFFTGAGVPSEWYTELAKAPWTPPGWVFGAAWTTIMIMFSIYLMKLYDLIDRNSFLRLFSLQVVLNVGWNPVFFYYHKTIFGLLIISLLGLLIYYYLIKYIKVLKWWSIGILPYVVWITIAVSLNAYVVIYN
- a CDS encoding YdeI/OmpD-associated family protein, giving the protein MNEVKKKLIIQRFEGKGGWHFVDVPEIEAKKNTHFGWTTVSGSVDDIALDKVKLMPKGDGFLFLPLNAQLRKKLKKGEGDEVLIHLYRDDAHIQNTSELESILSEISKEAQQCFVKLPKSRQKDYVQWIFDNRDENVQVTRINELIDQLLTNNQSVK